GCGGCAACCAAATAGCAATAAGGTGGGATCGTTTGTGGACTTGGTTACCAACGTTATTGTTGACGAAACAAGTGCTATGATCAATGTTGGTGATATGTTGGAGGCCATCTTGCTCAACTTTAATGATGAAGAGATGGATGGCTTCATGGAATAtgtgaactctttgcaaggaatgggttcGTACAACTATGCTCCCCGAAAATTGTCCTTAgatcttgaaaataggacaaCTCTTCCTATGAAGCCCTCTATTGAAGAACCTCCTACCTTGGAGTTGAAGACATTGCCTTCACATcttcggtatgaatttcttggtccttgttctactttaccggttattctttcctcttttttgactaacgtgcaggtagattccactttggcggtgctacagaagaggaagaaggctattggaTGGACCTTGGTGGATATTCGGGGATAAGCCCCTCATTTTTCATGAATAATATCAACTTGGAGGATAGCTccaaaccatctattgaacatcaaaaGAGATTTAATGAAGATATGCAAGAAGTAGTCAAAAAAgagattatcaagtggttggatgtcgggatTGTCTACCCTATCTccgatagttcgtggacttctccgctTCAATATGTACCGAAGAAGGGGGCATGATGGTGGTCACCAATGACAAGAATGAGATGATTCGTACAAGAACATGACCGGTTGGAGAGTGTATATGGACTAtcgcaagctcaacaaagtcacaataaaGGATCACTTTCCACATCCTTTCTTAGATCAAATGCTCGATAGATTGGACGACCGTGCTTTATATTGCTTTCTTGATGGGTATTCGGGCTACCACCAATTCTTATTGCTCCGGAAGATAAAGAGAAAACAACCTTTACATGTCCATATGGTACTTTTGCTTTCAAGCAGATGCtatttggtttgtgcaatgcaccGACGACTTTTtgaaggtgtatgatggctattttcacggACATGGCGGAGGACTACCTGaaagttttcatggatgacttctcggaGGCTGGAGATTCTTTTGATTATTGACTTGTAAATTTGGATAATGTGTTAgaaagatgtgaagaaacaaatttggtgctcaattaggagaaatgtcatttcatggtcgaggaaggcattgtccttggccacaaaatctcaaagaatggaattgaagttgacaaggcaaagatagaggtgatttctaaacttccaccttCAATTTGAGTGAAGGGCGTGCGGAGTTTCTTAGGCCACACAGGGTTTACCAATGtttcatcaaagatttctctaaggtgGTGAACCCATTGTGCAAGCTTCTCGAGAAGGATCCTAAGTTTaacttcaatgatgattgcatgagagaTTTTGAATTGTTAAAGTTCAAGTTGACAACTATTCCCATCATCACCACTCCAAATTGGAGTGTCCCTTTTGAACTCATGTGCGAGGCAAGTGATGTAGCGGTTGGGGTTGTCTTGGAGCAACGGCTCAACAAGATTTTTCATTCGGTCTACTAtcctagtaagaccatgaatagtgcccTAGCCAACTATACCATTATGGAGAAAGAGTTCCTTGCCATCGTGTTTGCAATTGAGAAGCTCcgcccgtacttgatgggtgcaaaagtCATTGTCCATATGAATCATGCGGCACTTTGTTATCTTATAAGCAAGAAAGACTCCAAAGCTCGagtgatgagatgggtgcttttgttgcaagagtttgatattgACTTTTAAGatagaaaaaaggagaaaaccaAGTGACTgaccacttgtctcgtttggaggaggagggaggccgcttgatggccttgaaatcaatgactccttccccTATGAGTAACTTTTGGCTATTTCAATGAAGGAggtgccatggtttgcggatctATCAAATTTTCTTGTATGTGGAATCATTccggatgagttctcttcaaaccaaaggaagaagctcaaacgagaTTGTCAAGATTATTATTGGTATGAACTATACCTCTTCCGAATTTGTATGGATGGGGTGATTATATGATGTGTACCGGAAGAAGATCAAGGTAAAATTATTGGGGTTTGTCATTCTTCGCcatatggtggccatcatggtagAGTGAGAATGGCAACCAAAGTGcttagttgtggtttctattggcccactctttacaaagatgcaagtgaagtagtgaaaagatatgATGAATGTCAACAGGCTGGTGGAatctcaaaaaaaataaaattcctcTCACTACtattttggagattgatatttttgatatGTGGTATATagacttcatgggtccttttgtgaatTCTTGTGGACATACCTACATCGTGATCATGGtagattatgtgtccaaatgggttgacgCAATTGTTGTACCCAACAATAAGGCGAAAAGTGTGGTGGCGtcttgaagaaaaatattttcacaaggtttggtactcctcgggCTATTATACGCGATGAGGGgtcacatttttgcaacaaggACTTTGACACTTTACTTAGCAAGTATGGTGTTACTCATAAAGTCACGACTCCCTATCATCCACAAGctagcggtcaagtggaagtctccaaccgacAGATAAAAAGTATTTTGTCTAAAACGGTGAATGCTAATCGGACGGATTAGTCCAAGAAGCTTGATGATAAATTATGGTCTTATCGAATGGCTTACAAAATACCTATCCGAATGTCaccataccggttggtgttcgAAAAAACGTGTCACCTTCCAGTAGaactagagcacaaggccatatgggctctaaagaagttgaatcttgattggGATGTAGTCGCTAACTTGAGGGTTGCACATTTGAATGAATAAGATGAGTTTCGGTACCATGCTTATGCAAGTTCGTActtttacaaagaaaagatgaaatatcttcatgacaaATACATTTGGAACTAATAGTTCAAAGTAGGCGATACTGTATTGTTGTTTAACTCAAGGTTGAGGATGTTTCACGGGAAGCTAAAATCTAAATGGAGTGGTCCTTTTGAAATCATGGGTGTAACACCTTTTGGTGCATTAGACTTGAAGAAAAAAACGATGAACTATTTTgagtcaatggtcaccgggtGAAGCACTATTTAGGAAAAGTTGGAGATAGCCATGTCATGGCGGTCATTCATTTCACTCGATGGTACTctacgtcgtgccgcgatgttaaattaaGTGCTTCTTGGGGGCAATttatgtttcttttcctttttcttttgtagttAGGTGTTGTTTTTATTCTAACTTGATTTGAAGTGTGCTACAGGCTGAGTGTGACTTACAAGAATAGTGGACAAAAATCTGGCTAAAATGTTGCAAGAATTGTGGACCGCAGTTGATTTGTGCGGACTGTACATTTTTGGGTGATGTAGCAAAAGAACATTGCAGCCACACAATGAGCTTGAAGACCGCACAAATGAGAGGTTGAAAATACCAACTCTCTGATGTTTGATCTTGTCAGAAGAGAGGTCAATGTGTGATCGCATGGGAAATCTGCAACC
This sequence is a window from Nicotiana sylvestris chromosome 3, ASM39365v2, whole genome shotgun sequence. Protein-coding genes within it:
- the LOC138888075 gene encoding uncharacterized protein, which gives rise to MQKAKAPLPKPPPPYPQRHAKQNGENQFKKFNQMMKSLSINVPVVEASEKMPGYAKFMKDLVTMKQSMNFAIIKGTQVSAIVHSTAPNLVDPGAFTIPCTIGSAEFTKAFCDLGESINFMPYSIFKMLGIRKPRPTSIRLQMADRTGKTLCDVKPRELTFRVGDEKVVFHVCKSMRQPNSNKVGSFVDLVTNVIVDETSAMINVGDMLEAILLNFNDEEMDGFMEYVNSLQGMGSYNYAPRKLSLDLENRTTLPMKPSIEEPPTLELKTLPSHLRYEFLGRFHFGGATEEEEGYWMDLGGYSGISPSFFMNNINLEDSSKPSIEHQKRFNEDMQEVVKKEIIKWLDVGIVYPISDSSWTSPLQYEKCHFMVEEGIVLGHKISKNGIEVDKAKIEVVNPLCKLLEKDPKFNFNDDCMRDFELLKFKLTTIPIITTPNWSVPFELMCEASDVAVGVVLEQRLNKIFHSVYYPSKTMNSALANYTIMEKEFLAIVFAIEKLRPYLMGAKVIVHMNHAALCYLISKKDSKARVMRWVLLLQEFDIDF